A genomic stretch from Salarias fasciatus chromosome 10, fSalaFa1.1, whole genome shotgun sequence includes:
- the LOC115395822 gene encoding schwannomin-interacting protein 1 — protein MEGEKETAEEEEEELPHHHAAASSVDFQDLPIMHWEELSERIAELEKQEQERRERDKRVPGLSRGGIWSDVWDQQEEEEDFRRCRVSVVTSRLQRNLQLCFINNSESDEEEQAADQKVTAATAHNGLKQEVVSTLRALRDQLLSEQREEQGPCSSCASGWKHLDVGDLRQRSVLQLSSLRATLQHNVHALSSELVTHLLIRDQLRTKQDAMLLDVQDLT, from the exons ATGGAGGGGGAGAAAGAGacggcggaggaagaggaggaggagcttcctCATCACCATGCAGCTGCGTCCTCTGTGGACTTCCAGGAccttcccatcatgcactgggagGAGCTGAGCGAGCGGATagctgagctggagaaacaggagcaggagaggagggagcggGACAAG CGGGTACCGGGGCTGAGTCGAGGGGGAATCTGGAGCGACGTCTgggaccagcaggaggaggaggaggacttcaGGAGGTGTCGAGTTTCTGTCGTCACCTCACG cCTCCAGAggaacctgcagctctgcttcattAACAACAGTgagagtgatgaagaggagcaggcagcGGATCAGAAG GTTACCGCGGCAACAGCACACAACggcctgaaacaggaagtggtttcaACGCTGAGAGCGCTGCGagaccagctgctgtctgaacagcgggaggag CAAGgtccctgcagcagctgtgcttCTGGGTGGAAACATCTGGATGTGGGGGACCTGCGGCAGCGTTCGGTTCTTCAGCTCAGCAGTTTGAGAGCAACACTTCAACACAACGTTCACG CTCTGAGCTCGGAGCTGGTGACACACCTGCTGATCCGGGACCAGCTGAGGACGAAGCAGGACGCCATGCTGCTGGACGTCCAGGACCTGACCTAA
- the LOC115395821 gene encoding protein FAM122A isoform X3 → MERMEVDQCAGAGGGALRRSNSAPMITSVSDGMAVFTPVSSARYRRSSVSINPSGPSQQLVSLSPFSLTADRLEQKKQWFPSQDSGVTPNSSPSPTRRFRPAVSATVRWPALTPLKRKGGAESDGPPKKLFVAGVTDPAHRSSYTVSVSQSAADSPPAGGASPQSSPLSLSPPPAFTPFTSHQNPGH, encoded by the exons ATGGAGCGGATGGAGGTGGACCAGTGCGCAGGCGCGGGAGGCGGGGCGCTCCGCAGGTCCAACAGCGCCCCCATGATCACGAGTGTCAG CGACGGGATGGCGGTCTTCACTCCCGTGTCGTCGGCTCGATACCGACGCAGCAGCGTGTCCATCAACCCCAGCGGCCCCTCACAG CAGctcgtctctctgtctccgttCTCTCTGACTGCAGACAGGCTGGAGCAGAAGAAGcag TGGTTTCCGTCGCAGGACAGCGGCGTCACGCCAAACTCGTCCCCGAGTCCAACCAGGAGGTTCAG ACCCGCCGTCAGCGCCACCGTCAGGTGGCCGGCGTTAACGCCGCTCAAGAGGAAAG GAGGGGCGGAGTCAGACGGACCGCCAAAGAAGCTTTTTGTCGCCGGAGTAACAGACCCCGCCCACCGCAGCAGCTACACCGTCAG CGTCTCCCAGTCGGCGGCCGACTCTCCGCCTGCCGGAGGCGCCAGTCCTCAGTCCAGCCCGCTGTCGCTCTCTCCTCCGCCGGCCTTCACGCCCTTCACCTCCCACCAGAACCCCGGACACTAG
- the LOC115395821 gene encoding protein FAM122A isoform X2 has protein sequence MERMEVDQCAGAGGGALRRSNSAPMITSVSDGMAVFTPVSSARYRRSSVSINPSGPSQLVSLSPFSLTADRLEQKKQEENMETALRGSLQRLSPSSLIPLPPVSQWHDHTSVWFPSQDSGVTPNSSPSPTRRFRPAVSATVRWPALTPLKRKGGAESDGPPKKLFVAGVTDPAHRSSYTVSVSQSAADSPPAGGASPQSSPLSLSPPPAFTPFTSHQNPGH, from the exons ATGGAGCGGATGGAGGTGGACCAGTGCGCAGGCGCGGGAGGCGGGGCGCTCCGCAGGTCCAACAGCGCCCCCATGATCACGAGTGTCAG CGACGGGATGGCGGTCTTCACTCCCGTGTCGTCGGCTCGATACCGACGCAGCAGCGTGTCCATCAACCCCAGCGGCCCCTCACAG ctcgtctctctgtctccgttCTCTCTGACTGCAGACAGGCTGGAGCAGAAGAAGcag gaggagaacatggagacGGCGCTCAGAGGGAGTCTGCAGAGACTCAG CCCGTCCAGCCTGATCCCGCTGCCTCCCGTCAGTCAGTGGCACGACCACACGTCAGTG TGGTTTCCGTCGCAGGACAGCGGCGTCACGCCAAACTCGTCCCCGAGTCCAACCAGGAGGTTCAG ACCCGCCGTCAGCGCCACCGTCAGGTGGCCGGCGTTAACGCCGCTCAAGAGGAAAG GAGGGGCGGAGTCAGACGGACCGCCAAAGAAGCTTTTTGTCGCCGGAGTAACAGACCCCGCCCACCGCAGCAGCTACACCGTCAG CGTCTCCCAGTCGGCGGCCGACTCTCCGCCTGCCGGAGGCGCCAGTCCTCAGTCCAGCCCGCTGTCGCTCTCTCCTCCGCCGGCCTTCACGCCCTTCACCTCCCACCAGAACCCCGGACACTAG
- the LOC115395821 gene encoding protein FAM122A isoform X4: protein MERMEVDQCAGAGGGALRRSNSAPMITSVSDGMAVFTPVSSARYRRSSVSINPSGPSQLVSLSPFSLTADRLEQKKQWFPSQDSGVTPNSSPSPTRRFRPAVSATVRWPALTPLKRKGGAESDGPPKKLFVAGVTDPAHRSSYTVSVSQSAADSPPAGGASPQSSPLSLSPPPAFTPFTSHQNPGH, encoded by the exons ATGGAGCGGATGGAGGTGGACCAGTGCGCAGGCGCGGGAGGCGGGGCGCTCCGCAGGTCCAACAGCGCCCCCATGATCACGAGTGTCAG CGACGGGATGGCGGTCTTCACTCCCGTGTCGTCGGCTCGATACCGACGCAGCAGCGTGTCCATCAACCCCAGCGGCCCCTCACAG ctcgtctctctgtctccgttCTCTCTGACTGCAGACAGGCTGGAGCAGAAGAAGcag TGGTTTCCGTCGCAGGACAGCGGCGTCACGCCAAACTCGTCCCCGAGTCCAACCAGGAGGTTCAG ACCCGCCGTCAGCGCCACCGTCAGGTGGCCGGCGTTAACGCCGCTCAAGAGGAAAG GAGGGGCGGAGTCAGACGGACCGCCAAAGAAGCTTTTTGTCGCCGGAGTAACAGACCCCGCCCACCGCAGCAGCTACACCGTCAG CGTCTCCCAGTCGGCGGCCGACTCTCCGCCTGCCGGAGGCGCCAGTCCTCAGTCCAGCCCGCTGTCGCTCTCTCCTCCGCCGGCCTTCACGCCCTTCACCTCCCACCAGAACCCCGGACACTAG
- the LOC115395821 gene encoding protein FAM122A isoform X1, whose protein sequence is MERMEVDQCAGAGGGALRRSNSAPMITSVSDGMAVFTPVSSARYRRSSVSINPSGPSQQLVSLSPFSLTADRLEQKKQEENMETALRGSLQRLSPSSLIPLPPVSQWHDHTSVWFPSQDSGVTPNSSPSPTRRFRPAVSATVRWPALTPLKRKGGAESDGPPKKLFVAGVTDPAHRSSYTVSVSQSAADSPPAGGASPQSSPLSLSPPPAFTPFTSHQNPGH, encoded by the exons ATGGAGCGGATGGAGGTGGACCAGTGCGCAGGCGCGGGAGGCGGGGCGCTCCGCAGGTCCAACAGCGCCCCCATGATCACGAGTGTCAG CGACGGGATGGCGGTCTTCACTCCCGTGTCGTCGGCTCGATACCGACGCAGCAGCGTGTCCATCAACCCCAGCGGCCCCTCACAG CAGctcgtctctctgtctccgttCTCTCTGACTGCAGACAGGCTGGAGCAGAAGAAGcag gaggagaacatggagacGGCGCTCAGAGGGAGTCTGCAGAGACTCAG CCCGTCCAGCCTGATCCCGCTGCCTCCCGTCAGTCAGTGGCACGACCACACGTCAGTG TGGTTTCCGTCGCAGGACAGCGGCGTCACGCCAAACTCGTCCCCGAGTCCAACCAGGAGGTTCAG ACCCGCCGTCAGCGCCACCGTCAGGTGGCCGGCGTTAACGCCGCTCAAGAGGAAAG GAGGGGCGGAGTCAGACGGACCGCCAAAGAAGCTTTTTGTCGCCGGAGTAACAGACCCCGCCCACCGCAGCAGCTACACCGTCAG CGTCTCCCAGTCGGCGGCCGACTCTCCGCCTGCCGGAGGCGCCAGTCCTCAGTCCAGCCCGCTGTCGCTCTCTCCTCCGCCGGCCTTCACGCCCTTCACCTCCCACCAGAACCCCGGACACTAG